From a region of the Stenotrophomonas sp. BIO128-Bstrain genome:
- a CDS encoding RNA polymerase sigma factor yields the protein MDALALPTDEALMLAWAGGDLRAFEALYGRHRSRLYSFLLRQLRDGALADEMFQDVWQRVIAARAGWQPEAAFTTWLFRIAHNRLNDHWRAARHRPSAPIDADERVAAITDARTPESQLSEFEQRRQLQLAMEQLPPEQREVLQLRLEQELSLEEIAEITGVGRETVKSRLRYAMDKLRAGLTV from the coding sequence GTGGACGCCCTTGCCCTGCCGACTGATGAAGCGCTGATGCTGGCCTGGGCCGGCGGCGACCTGCGTGCGTTCGAGGCGCTGTATGGCCGTCATCGCAGCCGTCTGTACAGCTTCCTGCTGCGCCAACTGCGCGATGGCGCGTTGGCCGATGAGATGTTCCAGGATGTCTGGCAGCGGGTGATCGCCGCGCGGGCCGGCTGGCAGCCCGAGGCCGCCTTCACCACCTGGCTGTTCCGGATCGCCCACAACCGCCTCAATGACCACTGGCGTGCGGCCAGGCACCGGCCGTCGGCCCCGATCGACGCCGATGAGCGGGTCGCGGCGATCACCGATGCGCGCACCCCCGAATCCCAGCTGTCCGAATTCGAACAGCGCCGCCAACTGCAGCTGGCGATGGAGCAGTTGCCGCCCGAGCAGCGCGAGGTCCTGCAGTTGCGCCTGGAACAGGAACTGAGCCTGGAAGAGATTGCCGAGATCACCGGGGTCGGCCGCGAGACCGTCAAATCGCGGCTGCGCTATGCCATGGACAAACTCCGTGCGGGGTTGACCGTATGA
- a CDS encoding YigZ family protein, translated as MPDTLATTVSHSLDIKHSRFIAHAAPIPHVAAALEFLQQVAVVDATHNCWAYRYGNDYRSSDDGEPAGTAGRPILAAIDGQGFDRVMVVVTRWYGGIKLGAGGLVRAYGGTAAECLRVAPRLPLIAMAELDVHAGFEDLGPLHAALGAHLAEKVGEAFTADGVNLHLRLPADQVELLKNRLRDATRDRVRIESRIEPGPSND; from the coding sequence ATGCCCGATACGCTCGCCACCACCGTCAGCCACAGCCTGGACATCAAGCACAGCCGCTTCATCGCCCACGCCGCGCCGATCCCACATGTGGCCGCCGCGCTGGAATTCCTGCAGCAGGTTGCCGTCGTGGATGCCACCCACAACTGCTGGGCCTATCGCTACGGCAACGACTACCGTTCCAGCGACGACGGCGAGCCCGCTGGCACCGCCGGCCGCCCGATCCTGGCGGCGATCGATGGCCAGGGCTTCGACCGGGTGATGGTCGTGGTCACCCGCTGGTACGGCGGCATCAAGCTCGGCGCGGGCGGCCTGGTGCGCGCCTACGGCGGTACCGCCGCCGAGTGCCTGCGGGTCGCGCCACGGCTGCCTCTGATCGCCATGGCCGAACTGGATGTGCACGCCGGCTTCGAAGATCTGGGCCCGCTGCATGCCGCGCTGGGCGCGCATCTGGCCGAAAAAGTGGGCGAAGCCTTCACCGCCGACGGCGTGAACCTGCACCTGCGCTTGCCGGCCGATCAGGTCGAGCTGTTGAAAAACCGCCTCCGCGACGCCACTCGTGATCGTGTCCGTATTGAATCCCGCATCGAACCAGGCCCATCGAATGACTGA
- a CDS encoding ABC transporter transmembrane domain-containing protein, which produces MTDAPAPQDTPMRRLGSLNTLWPFVRRHVGLFSAWLVALAVSSVATLSLPVAVRQMIDHGFNSGGQINKAFALLFLVAVVLALATAARFFFVSLLGEKVVADLRSRLYAHLITLGAGFHDRSRSGELVSRLTADSELLRSVIGSTMSVALRSSVTVIGSLVMLFVTSPHLAAWSLVGIPLAVLPIIIGARRLRSIARASQDRIADANSLASETLGAVRTVQAHAREPYERGRFNAALSDAIGAARRRIRAQSIVTASAIVLVFGAIVGVLWLGAHEVIDGNMSAGTLGQFVLYALIGGGSVGALAEVWNELQRASGGMGRIAELLQEEVEITAPANPTALPQPLRGEIRFEEVVFHYPQRPDTAALDHVDLHVRPGETVALVGPSGAGKSTILSMLLRFHDPAAGRILVDGVDLRQVDPAQLREQLALVPQQPTLFASSAFENIRYGRLDATDEEVQRAAEAAEADEFLRALPEGYASELGERGARLSGGQQQRIAIARALLKNAPILLLDEATSALDAQSERAVQQALERLMAGRTTLVIAHRLATVLKADRIVVMDHGRIVAQGTHAELLAEGGLYAELARLQFID; this is translated from the coding sequence ATGACTGACGCACCCGCTCCGCAAGACACGCCGATGCGCCGATTGGGCAGCTTGAACACGCTGTGGCCATTCGTGCGCCGGCATGTCGGGCTGTTCAGCGCCTGGCTGGTGGCCTTGGCCGTGTCGTCGGTGGCTACGCTGAGCCTGCCGGTCGCGGTCCGCCAGATGATCGACCACGGCTTCAACAGTGGGGGCCAGATCAACAAGGCCTTTGCCCTGCTGTTCCTGGTCGCGGTGGTGCTGGCGCTGGCCACGGCCGCTCGCTTTTTCTTCGTCTCCCTGTTGGGGGAAAAGGTGGTCGCCGACCTGCGCAGCCGCCTGTACGCGCACCTGATCACCCTGGGCGCCGGCTTCCATGACCGCAGCCGCAGCGGCGAGCTGGTCTCGCGCCTGACCGCCGACAGCGAACTGCTGCGCAGCGTGATCGGCTCGACCATGTCGGTGGCCCTGCGCAGCAGCGTCACCGTGATCGGCAGCCTGGTGATGCTGTTCGTGACCAGCCCGCACTTGGCGGCCTGGTCGCTGGTCGGCATTCCGCTGGCGGTGCTGCCGATCATCATCGGCGCCCGCCGCCTGCGCAGCATCGCGCGCGCCAGCCAGGACCGCATCGCCGATGCCAACAGCCTGGCTTCGGAAACCCTGGGCGCGGTACGCACCGTGCAGGCGCACGCGCGCGAGCCCTATGAACGTGGCCGCTTCAACGCCGCCCTCAGCGATGCCATCGGTGCCGCACGCCGGCGCATCCGCGCACAATCGATCGTCACCGCCAGCGCCATCGTGCTGGTGTTCGGCGCGATCGTCGGCGTGCTGTGGTTGGGCGCGCACGAGGTGATCGACGGCAACATGAGTGCCGGCACCCTGGGCCAGTTCGTGCTGTATGCGCTGATCGGCGGCGGCTCGGTCGGCGCACTGGCCGAAGTCTGGAACGAACTGCAGCGTGCCTCCGGTGGCATGGGCCGGATTGCCGAGCTGCTGCAGGAAGAGGTCGAGATCACCGCCCCCGCCAATCCCACCGCGTTGCCGCAGCCACTGCGCGGCGAGATCCGGTTCGAGGAGGTGGTGTTCCATTACCCGCAGCGCCCGGATACGGCCGCGCTGGATCATGTGGACCTGCACGTGCGACCGGGTGAAACGGTCGCGCTGGTCGGTCCCTCCGGCGCCGGCAAGAGCACCATCCTGTCGATGCTGCTGCGCTTCCACGATCCGGCTGCCGGCCGCATCCTCGTGGACGGCGTGGACCTGCGCCAGGTCGACCCCGCGCAGCTGCGCGAGCAGCTGGCACTGGTGCCGCAGCAGCCGACCCTGTTTGCCAGCAGCGCGTTCGAGAACATCCGCTACGGGCGCCTGGATGCGACCGATGAAGAGGTACAGCGCGCGGCCGAAGCGGCCGAGGCCGATGAGTTCCTGCGCGCCCTGCCCGAGGGGTATGCCAGCGAGCTTGGCGAGCGCGGTGCGCGCCTGTCCGGCGGCCAGCAGCAGCGCATCGCGATCGCGCGCGCCCTGCTCAAGAACGCGCCGATCCTGTTGCTCGACGAAGCCACCAGCGCGCTGGATGCACAGAGCGAGCGCGCCGTGCAGCAGGCGCTGGAGCGCCTGATGGCCGGGCGCACCACGCTGGTGATCGCGCACCGCCTGGCCACCGTGCTCAAGGCCGACCGCATCGTGGTGATGGACCACGGTCGCATCGTGGCCCAGGGCACGCATGCCGAACTGCTGGCCGAAGGCGGTCTCTACGCCGAACTGGCGCGCCTGCAGTTCATCGATTGA
- a CDS encoding prephenate dehydrogenase: MSLTPVVGIVGSDGAYGRWLRRFLEQRLGLEVIGHDPADAASDSPETLLDRAEVLIFSAPIRHTPALIADYAARSAGREAGRLWLDVTSVKSAPVEAMLASQAEVVGLHPMTAPPKAPTLKGRVMVVCEARLSQWQPFVQQLCDALEAECVRATPEHHDQVMALVQAMVHATHLAQAGVLREYAPILGALPALMPYRSASFELDTAIIARILSLNPAIYEDIQFGNPHVAPMLDRLLAQLHQLRAQLEQGDDAARAAFRQQLLLDNRDSLGTGVLADGNYTFERVGYLLADLTERNAISVHLPEDRPGSLRELLHVFERHRVSLASIHSSRTPAGEVHFRVGFVAGSDALALQAAAIEIDASGIGRVLVR, from the coding sequence GTGAGTCTGACACCGGTGGTGGGCATCGTCGGCAGCGACGGTGCCTACGGGCGCTGGCTGCGCCGCTTCCTGGAACAACGTCTTGGGCTGGAGGTCATCGGGCATGACCCGGCCGATGCCGCATCGGACAGCCCGGAGACGCTGCTGGACCGCGCGGAGGTGTTGATCTTCTCCGCACCGATCCGGCACACGCCGGCGCTGATCGCCGACTATGCGGCGCGCTCTGCCGGTCGCGAAGCCGGTCGGTTGTGGCTGGATGTCACCTCGGTCAAATCCGCACCGGTGGAGGCGATGCTCGCCTCGCAGGCGGAGGTGGTGGGCCTGCACCCGATGACCGCACCGCCCAAGGCACCCACGCTCAAGGGTCGGGTGATGGTGGTCTGCGAGGCGCGCCTGTCGCAGTGGCAGCCGTTCGTGCAGCAGCTGTGCGACGCGCTGGAAGCCGAGTGCGTGCGCGCCACGCCGGAGCACCACGACCAGGTCATGGCGCTGGTGCAGGCAATGGTGCATGCCACCCATCTGGCGCAGGCCGGCGTGCTGCGCGAGTACGCGCCGATCCTGGGCGCCTTGCCGGCGTTGATGCCGTACCGCTCGGCCTCGTTCGAACTGGATACCGCGATCATCGCGCGCATCCTCTCGCTCAATCCGGCGATCTACGAAGACATCCAGTTCGGCAATCCGCACGTCGCACCGATGCTGGACCGCTTGCTGGCCCAGTTGCATCAGCTTCGGGCGCAGCTGGAGCAGGGCGATGACGCGGCACGGGCGGCGTTCCGACAGCAGCTGTTGCTGGATAATCGTGACAGCCTGGGAACCGGGGTGCTGGCCGATGGCAACTACACCTTCGAGCGGGTCGGGTACCTGCTCGCGGATCTGACCGAGCGCAATGCGATCAGCGTGCATCTCCCGGAAGACCGGCCGGGTTCCCTGCGCGAGCTGCTCCACGTGTTCGAGCGGCACCGGGTCAGCCTGGCGTCGATCCATTCCTCGCGCACGCCCGCCGGTGAGGTGCACTTCCGGGTGGGGTTCGTGGCGGGCAGCGACGCGTTGGCACTGCAGGCGGCCGCCATCGAGATCGATGCCTCCGGCATCGGCCGCGTGCTGGTGCGCTGA
- the pdxY gene encoding pyridoxal kinase — protein MNESLESHLVHGRRQRPDGPSPVDVISVQSQLVYGYAGNSAAVPPLRALGVRVAEIPTTLLSNAPFYETTRGRVLPSDWFADLLLGAGERGLPQRARMLVSGYFGSVGNGAAFADWLDAVLPSSPQLRYCLDPVIGDTHTGPYVEPGLEKVFVERLLPHAWLVTPNAFELGRLTGMPSLAQDDAIAASQALLARGPEWVLAHSVGGDPGQLVTLAVSRDAIWRWSSPHLPVDVAGTGDVLMSLLVAFLLRGETFEQAISRAIAGVHVALETTLANGHEEFDVLAAAPAALALPDRFVPERLA, from the coding sequence ATGAACGAATCCCTCGAAAGCCACCTGGTCCACGGCCGCCGCCAGCGCCCGGACGGTCCGTCGCCGGTCGACGTCATCTCGGTCCAGTCGCAGCTGGTCTACGGCTATGCCGGCAACAGCGCTGCCGTGCCGCCGCTGCGCGCGCTGGGCGTGCGCGTGGCCGAAATCCCCACCACGCTGCTCAGCAACGCGCCGTTCTACGAGACCACGCGTGGCCGCGTGCTGCCCTCGGACTGGTTCGCCGACCTGCTCCTGGGTGCGGGCGAGCGCGGCCTGCCGCAACGCGCGCGGATGCTGGTTTCTGGTTACTTCGGCAGCGTCGGCAACGGTGCGGCCTTCGCCGATTGGCTCGATGCGGTGTTGCCGTCCTCGCCACAGCTGCGCTACTGCCTGGACCCGGTCATCGGCGACACCCATACGGGCCCTTACGTAGAGCCGGGCCTGGAAAAAGTGTTCGTCGAGCGTCTGCTTCCGCACGCCTGGCTGGTCACGCCCAATGCCTTCGAACTCGGCCGCCTCACGGGGATGCCGAGCCTGGCCCAGGACGATGCGATCGCCGCCTCGCAGGCCCTGCTCGCACGCGGTCCGGAATGGGTGCTGGCGCACAGCGTCGGCGGTGATCCGGGCCAGCTGGTCACGCTGGCGGTCAGCCGTGATGCCATCTGGCGCTGGTCCTCGCCGCATCTGCCGGTGGACGTGGCCGGGACGGGCGACGTGCTGATGTCGCTGCTGGTCGCCTTCCTGCTGCGTGGCGAAACCTTCGAACAGGCGATCTCGCGCGCCATCGCCGGCGTGCATGTCGCGCTGGAAACCACGCTGGCCAACGGCCACGAAGAGTTCGATGTGCTGGCCGCGGCGCCGGCGGCGCTGGCGCTGCCCGATCGTTTCGTTCCCGAGCGTCTGGCGTGA
- the dnaJ gene encoding molecular chaperone DnaJ, with protein MSKRDYYEVLSVSRTASDEELKKAYRRCAMKYHPDRNPGDSEAEASFKECKEAYETLSDSNKRRMYDAHGHAAFEHGMGGGGGPGGPDMGDIFGDIFGNIFGGGAGGGGPRQARRGADIGYVMELDLEEAVMGVERRIEIPSLVECDDCNASGSEDGKVETCSVCRGQGQVRIQRGIFAMQQACHHCNGRGQIIQNPCKTCHGNGRVEEDKVLSVKVPAGVDTGDRIRLSGEGEAGPAGTPAGDLYVEVRVREHAIFQRDGDDLHCEVPIRISQAALGDTVRVATLGGYAEIRIPAETQTGKLFRMRGKGVRSVRSRSEGDLYCRVVVETPVNLTPEQRKLLEQFETTFTGEEARKHSPKSATFIDGVKGFWDRMTS; from the coding sequence ATGAGCAAGCGCGATTACTACGAAGTGCTGAGCGTGTCCCGCACCGCCAGCGACGAAGAACTGAAGAAGGCCTATCGCCGTTGCGCGATGAAATACCATCCGGACCGCAATCCGGGTGACAGCGAGGCCGAAGCATCCTTCAAGGAATGCAAGGAAGCCTACGAAACCCTGTCCGACAGCAACAAGCGCCGCATGTACGACGCCCACGGCCACGCCGCGTTCGAGCACGGCATGGGCGGCGGCGGTGGTCCGGGTGGCCCGGACATGGGCGATATCTTCGGGGACATCTTCGGCAACATCTTCGGCGGTGGCGCCGGCGGTGGTGGTCCGCGCCAGGCCCGTCGCGGTGCCGACATCGGTTACGTGATGGAGCTGGACCTGGAAGAAGCGGTGATGGGCGTGGAACGCCGCATCGAGATTCCGAGTCTGGTCGAGTGTGATGACTGCAATGCCAGCGGTTCGGAAGATGGCAAGGTCGAGACCTGTTCGGTCTGCCGTGGCCAGGGCCAGGTGCGCATCCAGCGCGGCATCTTCGCGATGCAGCAGGCCTGCCACCACTGCAACGGCCGTGGCCAGATCATCCAGAACCCCTGCAAGACCTGTCACGGCAATGGCCGTGTCGAGGAAGACAAGGTGTTGTCGGTCAAGGTGCCCGCGGGCGTCGATACCGGCGACCGCATCCGTCTGTCCGGTGAAGGCGAGGCCGGTCCGGCCGGCACCCCGGCAGGCGATCTGTACGTGGAAGTGCGGGTGCGCGAGCACGCGATCTTCCAGCGCGACGGCGACGACCTGCACTGCGAAGTGCCGATCCGCATCTCGCAGGCCGCGCTGGGCGATACCGTACGCGTGGCCACCCTCGGCGGCTATGCGGAAATCCGCATTCCGGCCGAAACCCAGACCGGCAAGCTGTTCCGCATGCGTGGCAAGGGCGTGCGTTCGGTGCGCAGCCGCAGCGAAGGCGACCTGTACTGCCGCGTGGTGGTGGAGACCCCGGTCAACCTCACCCCGGAGCAGCGCAAGCTGCTGGAACAGTTCGAGACCACCTTCACCGGCGAGGAAGCGCGCAAGCATTCGCCCAAGTCGGCGACCTTCATCGATGGCGTGAAGGGCTTCTGGGATCGCATGACGTCATAA
- the dnaK gene encoding molecular chaperone DnaK has product MGKIIGIDLGTTNSCVAIMDGGKARVIENAEGDRTTPSIVAYTKDGEVLVGASAKRQAVTNPKNTFYAVKRLIGRKFTDAEVQKDIAHVPYGILAHDNGDAWVQTSDGKKMAPQEISARVLEKMKKTAEAFLGETVTEAVITVPAYFNDSQRQATKDAGRIAGLEVKRIINEPTAAALAYGLDKGDGRDRKIVVYDLGGGTFDVSIIEIANVDGEKQFEVLATNGDTFLGGEDFDNRVIEYLVDEFNKDQGIDLRKDPLALQRLKDAAERAKIELSTSQQTEVNLPYVTADASGPKHLNIKLTRAKLEALVEDLIKKSIEPCRIALNDAGLRSSDIGEVILVGGQTRMPKVQQAVTEFFGKEPRKDVNPDEAVALGAAIQGGVLGGDVKDVLLLDVTPLSLGIETLGGVFTKIIEKNTTIPTKASQVFSTAEDNQSAVTVHVLQGEREQARFNKSLAKFDLSGIEPSPRGLPQVEVSFDIDANGILHVSAKDKKTNKEQKVEIKAGSGLSEDEIARMVADAEANREEDKKFHELVQARNQADALIHGTRTAITEHGSKVGGDVIGKVESALADLETAMKSDDKAQIEAKSKVLEEAGQALFAASAAAEQGGAAPGPDAGANNGAHDDVVDAEFTEVKDDKKS; this is encoded by the coding sequence ATGGGCAAGATCATTGGTATCGACCTCGGCACCACCAACTCGTGTGTGGCGATCATGGACGGCGGCAAGGCCCGCGTCATCGAAAACGCGGAAGGCGATCGCACCACGCCTTCCATCGTCGCCTACACCAAGGACGGCGAAGTCCTGGTCGGCGCCTCGGCCAAGCGCCAGGCCGTGACCAACCCCAAGAACACCTTCTACGCTGTCAAGCGCCTGATCGGCCGCAAGTTCACCGACGCTGAAGTCCAGAAGGACATCGCGCACGTGCCCTACGGCATCCTGGCCCATGACAATGGCGACGCCTGGGTGCAGACCAGCGACGGCAAGAAGATGGCCCCGCAGGAAATCTCCGCCCGCGTGCTGGAGAAGATGAAGAAGACCGCCGAAGCGTTCCTGGGTGAGACCGTCACCGAGGCCGTGATCACCGTGCCGGCCTACTTCAACGACAGCCAGCGCCAGGCCACCAAGGACGCAGGCCGCATCGCCGGTCTGGAAGTCAAGCGCATCATCAACGAGCCGACCGCTGCTGCCCTGGCCTATGGCCTGGACAAGGGTGACGGCCGTGACCGCAAGATCGTTGTGTACGATCTGGGCGGCGGCACCTTCGACGTGTCGATCATCGAGATCGCCAACGTGGACGGTGAGAAGCAGTTCGAAGTGCTGGCCACCAACGGTGACACCTTCCTGGGCGGCGAAGATTTCGACAACCGCGTCATCGAGTACCTCGTCGACGAGTTCAACAAGGACCAGGGCATCGACCTGCGCAAGGATCCGCTGGCCCTGCAGCGCCTGAAGGACGCCGCCGAGCGCGCCAAGATCGAGCTGTCCACCAGCCAGCAGACCGAAGTGAACCTGCCGTACGTCACCGCTGACGCGTCGGGCCCGAAGCACCTGAACATCAAGCTGACCCGCGCCAAGCTGGAAGCGCTGGTGGAAGACCTGATCAAGAAGTCGATCGAGCCGTGCCGCATCGCGCTGAACGATGCCGGCCTGCGTTCGAGCGACATCGGTGAAGTGATCCTGGTCGGCGGTCAGACCCGCATGCCGAAGGTGCAGCAGGCCGTGACCGAGTTCTTCGGCAAGGAACCGCGCAAGGACGTCAACCCGGATGAGGCCGTGGCACTGGGTGCTGCGATCCAGGGCGGCGTGCTGGGCGGCGACGTCAAGGACGTGCTGCTGCTGGACGTGACCCCGCTGTCGCTGGGCATCGAAACCCTGGGTGGCGTGTTCACCAAGATCATCGAGAAGAACACCACCATCCCGACCAAGGCCTCGCAGGTGTTCTCCACCGCCGAGGACAACCAGTCGGCCGTGACCGTGCACGTGCTGCAGGGTGAGCGCGAGCAGGCCCGCTTCAACAAGTCGCTGGCCAAGTTCGACCTCTCCGGCATCGAGCCGTCGCCGCGCGGCCTGCCGCAGGTGGAAGTGTCCTTCGACATCGACGCCAACGGCATCCTGCACGTGTCGGCCAAGGACAAGAAGACCAACAAGGAACAGAAGGTCGAGATCAAGGCCGGTTCGGGTCTGTCCGAGGACGAGATCGCACGCATGGTCGCCGACGCGGAAGCCAACCGCGAAGAAGACAAGAAGTTCCACGAGCTGGTCCAGGCCCGCAACCAGGCTGACGCGCTGATCCACGGTACCCGTACCGCGATCACCGAGCACGGCAGCAAGGTCGGCGGCGATGTGATCGGCAAGGTGGAGTCGGCCCTGGCCGATCTGGAAACCGCGATGAAGAGCGACGACAAGGCCCAGATCGAAGCCAAGTCGAAGGTGCTGGAAGAAGCCGGCCAGGCGCTTTTTGCTGCCTCCGCAGCGGCAGAGCAGGGCGGCGCGGCGCCGGGCCCGGATGCCGGTGCCAACAACGGCGCGCACGACGATGTGGTCGACGCCGAGTTCACCGAAGTCAAGGACGACAAGAAGTCCTGA
- the grpE gene encoding nucleotide exchange factor GrpE, whose product MNQDQSDIASQNPAGEPAAEPSLQQQLDSLHNELALLRSESLRERADLDNQRKRVARDVEQARRFANEKLLGELLPVFDSLDAGLNAAGSDPSPLREGLELTYKQLLKVAADNGLTLLDPTGQTFNPDHHQAISQVDAPGAAPGSVVQVFQKGYLLNDRLLRPALVVVARD is encoded by the coding sequence ATGAACCAAGATCAGTCAGATATCGCATCCCAGAATCCCGCCGGCGAGCCGGCCGCGGAGCCGTCCCTGCAGCAGCAGCTGGACAGCCTGCACAACGAGCTGGCGCTGCTGCGCTCGGAGTCGCTGCGCGAGCGCGCCGACCTGGACAACCAGCGCAAGCGCGTGGCCCGCGACGTCGAACAGGCGCGCCGCTTCGCCAACGAAAAGCTGCTCGGCGAGCTGCTGCCGGTCTTCGACAGCCTCGATGCCGGCCTCAATGCCGCCGGCAGTGACCCGAGCCCGCTGCGCGAAGGTCTCGAACTGACCTACAAGCAGCTGCTCAAGGTCGCCGCCGACAACGGCCTGACCCTGCTCGACCCGACCGGGCAGACCTTCAACCCGGACCACCACCAGGCCATCAGCCAAGTCGACGCGCCCGGCGCGGCGCCGGGCAGCGTGGTCCAGGTGTTCCAGAAGGGCTACCTGCTCAACGACCGCCTGCTGCGTCCGGCGCTGGTCGTGGTGGCCCGCGACTGA
- the hrcA gene encoding heat-inducible transcriptional repressor HrcA, giving the protein MHPSASHLAPRARHLLRTLIARHIQDGEPVGSQTLARHAGLDVSPATIRNILGDLEDLGLLSSPHTSAGRVPTAHGYRVFVDSLVKMQPPGEGELSRLRTELATGTGTQALLGSASELLSAMSHFVGVVSAPRREQFAFRHIDFVALDARRVLAILVFADNEVQNRVIEPRRSFDPGELEQVANYLNANCAGRPLAEIRARLLLELRDAQSEMEQLLAHSIELAEQAMVPPADDMVLAGQTRLMGVQDLSDLERLRELFDVFASKREILQLLERTIQAPGVRIFIGEETGVMPLESVSLVTAPYSADGQVLGVLGVIGPKRMAYDRMIPLVEATAQVLGAALGSPGGGGLSRDRA; this is encoded by the coding sequence ATGCACCCTTCCGCGTCCCATCTCGCCCCGCGTGCCCGCCATCTACTGCGGACGCTGATCGCGCGCCACATCCAGGATGGCGAGCCGGTCGGCTCGCAGACGCTTGCCCGGCATGCCGGCCTGGATGTCAGCCCGGCCACCATCCGCAACATCCTGGGCGACCTGGAAGACCTCGGCCTGCTCAGCTCGCCGCATACCTCGGCCGGCCGCGTGCCGACCGCGCACGGTTACCGGGTGTTCGTGGACAGCCTGGTCAAGATGCAGCCGCCGGGGGAGGGTGAGCTCAGCCGCCTGCGCACCGAGCTGGCCACCGGCACCGGCACCCAGGCCCTGCTCGGCAGTGCCTCGGAGCTGCTCTCGGCGATGAGCCATTTCGTCGGGGTGGTCAGCGCCCCGCGCCGGGAACAGTTCGCGTTCCGGCACATCGACTTCGTGGCGCTGGACGCGCGTCGGGTGCTGGCGATCCTGGTGTTTGCCGACAACGAAGTGCAGAACCGGGTGATCGAGCCGCGCCGCAGCTTCGATCCGGGCGAGCTGGAGCAGGTCGCCAACTACCTCAACGCCAACTGCGCCGGGCGGCCGCTGGCCGAGATCCGGGCCCGGCTGCTGCTGGAGCTGCGCGATGCGCAGTCGGAGATGGAGCAGCTGCTGGCGCACAGCATCGAGCTGGCCGAGCAGGCCATGGTGCCGCCGGCCGATGACATGGTGCTGGCCGGGCAGACCCGGCTGATGGGTGTGCAGGACCTGTCCGACCTGGAGCGCCTGCGCGAGCTGTTCGACGTGTTCGCCAGCAAGCGCGAGATCCTCCAGCTGCTCGAACGCACCATCCAGGCCCCGGGAGTGCGCATCTTCATTGGCGAGGAGACCGGGGTGATGCCGCTGGAAAGCGTCTCGCTGGTCACCGCCCCGTATTCGGCCGATGGCCAGGTGCTGGGCGTGCTGGGGGTGATCGGCCCCAAGCGGATGGCCTACGACCGGATGATTCCGCTGGTGGAAGCCACCGCCCAGGTGCTGGGCGCTGCGCTGGGCTCGCCCGGTGGCGGCGGATTGTCCCGCGATCGCGCATAA